In a genomic window of Methanosarcina horonobensis HB-1 = JCM 15518:
- a CDS encoding glycosyltransferase — protein sequence MVETMISVVCVYNDEKIFNDFLLKSLKNQTAEFELIGIDNTSNEFKSAAVALNYGGIKARNKYIMFAHQDVSFIPDTWLEDAEKFLNSIADLGIAGVAGMSESGNSNQERGRNIIKHGEPPEAWSWGSRIQKPEPVQTLDECLVIVPKSTFDVLKFDEKTCDGWHLYAVDYCLSAKERGFGVYVLPMEVYHLSKGGVNRKKLKSVNGSLPDDYYNNLKKVLKKHANTYKIIYTTCGEWNTIYPVTLQKCSFLTKTFTHLHTLLKHVKD from the coding sequence GTGGTTGAAACTATGATCTCGGTTGTTTGTGTTTATAACGATGAAAAAATATTTAACGACTTTCTGCTCAAAAGTCTGAAGAATCAAACTGCAGAGTTTGAGCTTATCGGGATCGATAATACGTCAAACGAATTTAAGTCCGCGGCTGTAGCTCTTAACTATGGCGGAATAAAAGCCAGGAACAAGTACATCATGTTTGCCCATCAGGACGTGAGTTTCATCCCGGATACCTGGCTTGAAGATGCAGAGAAGTTTCTTAATTCTATTGCTGATTTGGGAATTGCCGGGGTAGCTGGCATGAGTGAGTCTGGTAATTCTAACCAGGAAAGAGGACGAAACATTATAAAACACGGAGAACCTCCAGAAGCATGGTCATGGGGAAGCAGGATACAAAAGCCAGAACCTGTACAAACACTTGACGAGTGCCTGGTAATAGTTCCAAAATCCACTTTTGATGTTCTCAAATTTGACGAAAAAACCTGTGACGGCTGGCATTTATATGCAGTAGACTACTGTCTCAGTGCTAAAGAAAGGGGATTCGGAGTTTATGTGCTTCCGATGGAGGTTTACCATTTATCCAAAGGAGGAGTCAATAGAAAAAAGTTAAAGTCAGTAAACGGTTCGCTACCTGATGATTACTACAATAATCTTAAGAAAGTTCTTAAGAAACATGCTAATACTTATAAAATAATTTATACAACCTGTGGAGAATGGAATACTATATATCCCGTAACTCTTCAAAAATGCAGTTTTTTGACAAAAACATTTACACACTTACATACCCTGTTGAAACATGTGAAAGACTAG
- a CDS encoding glycosyltransferase family 4 protein, with protein MKIAFLATRITKYDAISNYSVDMLKKLSDSHHVDLYTFVTQTEIPVKVAQYNYTDIKDHNLKSVILSFTKIHSLTKKFSDYDLLILCSPDIPVLLSAHRARRFNPDLKIIWDFHGITPLKYLYFKDKVLNFFRRPGFIQSMKQSDLILVRSEYIKKELEPYIKPEMIKVISFGINLDPFKNTDPAEIKLKFNLSNHLVLLYVGRLVPHKCVDTLIKVIHELDENFMLIIVGDGIERDKLKNLASSLNVLDKVIFTGKVSDNDLPKYYASSDAFVTASLHEGFCVPIIESFASGKPAVVPDRAAMPEVVADGGLIYDGSMEDFLLKLRSLKDPEVLKTINERVNQINKKYDITKVSEEYLETIEKVMDGFK; from the coding sequence ATGAAAATTGCTTTCCTTGCAACAAGGATAACAAAATACGATGCTATAAGCAATTATAGCGTGGATATGCTAAAAAAGCTTTCAGATAGTCATCATGTTGACCTTTATACATTTGTAACCCAGACAGAAATTCCAGTTAAAGTAGCTCAATATAACTACACTGATATAAAAGATCACAATCTGAAATCCGTTATCCTTTCGTTTACAAAAATACATTCCTTAACTAAAAAATTCTCAGATTACGACTTACTAATACTATGCAGTCCTGATATTCCAGTTTTACTTTCTGCCCATAGAGCCAGGCGTTTTAACCCGGATCTTAAAATAATCTGGGATTTCCATGGTATTACTCCCTTAAAGTATCTTTACTTTAAGGATAAAGTATTGAACTTTTTCAGGCGTCCCGGGTTCATTCAGTCAATGAAACAAAGTGATCTTATTCTGGTTCGCAGTGAATATATAAAAAAAGAACTTGAACCATATATCAAACCTGAAATGATAAAGGTCATTTCTTTCGGAATAAACCTTGATCCTTTTAAAAATACAGATCCTGCTGAAATAAAATTGAAGTTTAACCTGAGTAATCACCTTGTCTTATTATATGTTGGTCGATTGGTACCACATAAGTGCGTTGATACCCTGATTAAGGTTATACATGAACTTGATGAGAATTTTATGCTCATAATTGTCGGAGATGGCATAGAAAGGGATAAATTGAAAAATCTGGCGTCCTCATTAAACGTCTTGGATAAAGTTATCTTTACTGGAAAAGTATCAGATAACGATTTACCAAAATACTATGCTTCTTCAGATGCATTTGTTACGGCAAGTTTGCACGAAGGTTTCTGTGTACCAATCATAGAATCCTTTGCAAGCGGTAAACCGGCTGTTGTTCCTGATAGGGCCGCCATGCCAGAAGTAGTTGCAGATGGTGGGCTGATTTATGATGGGTCGATGGAAGATTTTTTGCTTAAATTGAGGAGTTTGAAAGATCCTGAAGTCCTTAAAACGATAAATGAAAGAGTCAATCAAATTAACAAAAAATACGATATTACAAAAGTATCTGAAGAATACCTGGAAACTATAGAAAAAGTTATGGATGGATTTAAATGA
- a CDS encoding glycosyltransferase yields MTDLPSVSFVVLTLNNKKTIKNCIESIVSQNYPSFETLVIDGGSNDGTKEIVEQYKDLNVKLHEFKGYGIGKSRQIGLDLSKGEICAFIDSDCELPDCFWTRKMIEPFLESKNVAGTWVLGAYKKEYPSIARYSILQHPYRRKGVSKFIGSENYLAIGTGHTLLKRNAIIDVGGFPDLKAKEDVDLTYRIVKAGYVLVHVEDCEVYHLHATTFRGFMKKYERDINAGLDGNKGDDRGSSSAISFLVSNSFIYPTGLALYGIIKDRDLAWFWHPLVCSAKLAIVARSFLKLKLINSKKNSQFH; encoded by the coding sequence ATGACCGATTTGCCTTCAGTATCCTTTGTTGTTTTAACTTTAAACAATAAAAAAACGATAAAAAACTGCATTGAATCAATTGTTTCGCAAAATTATCCCTCTTTTGAAACTCTTGTAATTGATGGGGGATCAAATGATGGAACAAAAGAAATTGTTGAGCAGTATAAAGATTTAAATGTAAAACTACACGAATTTAAAGGATATGGAATCGGCAAATCAAGACAGATTGGGTTAGATCTTTCAAAAGGAGAAATCTGTGCATTTATAGACTCTGATTGTGAACTTCCAGATTGTTTCTGGACAAGGAAAATGATCGAACCTTTCCTGGAATCTAAAAATGTAGCCGGGACATGGGTGCTTGGTGCATATAAAAAAGAATATCCCAGTATAGCACGTTACTCCATACTGCAGCATCCTTATCGGCGAAAAGGGGTCTCTAAATTTATTGGTAGTGAAAATTATCTGGCCATAGGGACCGGTCACACTCTTCTTAAAAGAAATGCGATCATTGATGTCGGTGGTTTTCCCGATTTAAAAGCAAAAGAAGATGTTGACCTGACTTACAGAATAGTAAAAGCTGGATATGTTCTTGTTCACGTTGAGGATTGTGAAGTATATCATCTCCATGCAACTACGTTTCGGGGCTTTATGAAAAAGTATGAAAGGGATATAAATGCGGGTCTGGACGGAAACAAAGGGGATGATAGGGGAAGCAGCAGTGCGATTTCATTCCTTGTTTCGAATTCATTTATATATCCTACTGGGTTAGCTCTTTATGGTATCATAAAAGATAGAGATCTAGCATGGTTCTGGCATCCTCTGGTATGTTCTGCAAAACTTGCCATTGTTGCAAGGTCTTTTTTGAAGCTTAAACTTATAAATAGCAAAAAAAATTCTCAGTTTCATTAA
- a CDS encoding glycosyltransferase family 2 protein — MIVMLSVILLNYNQPDMTIDCIEYLLKNKTYYKDFEIIVIDNGSKDDSVVKLTNIANKYNLCFINNKENLGFAEGNNAGMRVARGEWILLLNNDTVFKEGFILKMAEAAMDNPDAAAIGPKIYYYDVPSKVWYSGGKITKYYNFIDDTSNENEHYKQVEWITGCALMINKKALEKVGLLDKDFFMYNEDVDWCIRARKAGLNLIYTPFAEIWHIGSKTTTENFKKSFQIYYGYRNKLFIIMKNSNGFEYINLIFVTLSGICLRIIESVMKGNFDSAKGYWFAMIDGLRYKPKKRFLQ, encoded by the coding sequence ATGATTGTTATGTTGTCTGTAATCCTTTTAAACTACAATCAACCCGATATGACGATTGATTGCATAGAATATCTCCTAAAAAATAAAACTTATTATAAAGACTTCGAGATAATTGTTATCGATAACGGCTCAAAAGATGATTCTGTTGTAAAACTTACAAATATTGCAAACAAGTATAATCTATGTTTTATAAACAATAAAGAAAATCTCGGTTTCGCTGAGGGAAATAATGCAGGAATGCGCGTAGCTCGGGGTGAATGGATATTATTGTTGAACAATGATACTGTGTTTAAAGAAGGCTTTATTTTGAAAATGGCCGAGGCTGCAATGGATAATCCTGATGCTGCGGCTATCGGGCCTAAAATCTATTACTATGACGTTCCTTCTAAAGTCTGGTATAGTGGAGGGAAAATCACAAAGTATTATAATTTTATAGATGATACCTCGAATGAAAACGAGCATTATAAGCAGGTTGAATGGATAACCGGCTGCGCTCTGATGATTAACAAAAAGGCACTCGAAAAAGTAGGTCTTTTAGATAAAGATTTTTTTATGTACAATGAAGATGTAGACTGGTGTATAAGGGCCAGAAAAGCCGGCTTAAATCTTATATACACTCCCTTTGCTGAAATCTGGCACATTGGTTCTAAAACGACTACTGAGAATTTCAAAAAGTCATTTCAAATATATTACGGATATCGAAATAAATTGTTTATTATAATGAAAAATTCCAATGGTTTTGAGTACATAAACCTCATATTTGTTACCCTTTCCGGGATATGTTTAAGGATAATAGAATCGGTTATGAAAGGGAATTTTGACTCCGCCAAGGGATACTGGTTCGCAATGATTGACGGGTTAAGGTATAAACCTAAAAAAAGATTTTTGCAATAA
- a CDS encoding glycosyltransferase family 4 protein, with protein MKIAQICPRYFPDIGGVETHVKEISERLVKAGHDVEVITTDPTGKLNRRETINGVKVIRFRSFAPGNAYYFAPQIYFYLKMHSFDVIHAHSYHALPALFAALGKSERRLVFTPHYHRSGHTAFRNLLHKPYRLFGKVIFSRADSVICVSEYEKRLVEADFRVAGKTVKIPNGINLAEFKHLRALQKDEGIEGKTGKEKTLLYVGRLEEYKGVQYIIQSMPELQEFRLKVVGKGPYEAELRSMAKSLGVEGRVEWLKDLSRRELLKCYAGADIFLMLSSHEAYGITVAEALAAGTPCVVAKGSALEEFVDGTRCLGVDEPIKKEEIIKLINKLKDMKQNSRFTTESLTIFDWDYITEEIENIYNN; from the coding sequence TTGAAAATAGCCCAGATCTGCCCCCGTTACTTCCCTGATATTGGGGGAGTGGAAACTCATGTAAAAGAGATTAGCGAGAGGCTGGTCAAAGCAGGGCATGATGTTGAGGTCATAACAACAGACCCAACCGGGAAACTGAACAGAAGAGAAACAATAAATGGGGTAAAGGTCATCAGGTTCAGGTCTTTTGCTCCCGGAAATGCGTATTATTTTGCCCCGCAGATCTATTTTTATCTTAAAATGCACAGTTTTGATGTAATTCACGCACACAGCTATCATGCCCTTCCGGCTTTATTCGCAGCCCTTGGAAAAAGTGAAAGAAGGCTTGTGTTTACACCGCACTACCACCGGAGCGGGCATACGGCATTTAGAAATCTGCTGCATAAGCCGTACAGGCTCTTTGGAAAAGTGATATTTTCCAGGGCAGACTCTGTAATATGTGTCTCAGAGTACGAAAAAAGGCTTGTTGAGGCTGATTTCAGAGTCGCAGGAAAAACCGTAAAAATTCCAAATGGAATTAACCTTGCAGAGTTTAAACACCTGAGAGCCCTACAGAAGGACGAAGGTATTGAAGGGAAAACAGGAAAAGAGAAAACTCTCCTCTACGTTGGCCGCCTGGAAGAGTACAAAGGAGTTCAGTATATAATTCAAAGCATGCCTGAGCTTCAGGAATTCAGACTAAAGGTTGTTGGAAAGGGACCCTATGAAGCAGAACTTCGAAGTATGGCAAAAAGTTTAGGAGTAGAGGGAAGGGTTGAGTGGTTAAAGGACCTTTCAAGGAGAGAACTGCTCAAGTGTTATGCAGGTGCTGATATATTTTTAATGCTCTCTTCTCATGAGGCATATGGAATAACAGTTGCGGAGGCACTGGCTGCTGGAACTCCCTGCGTGGTTGCAAAGGGGAGTGCACTTGAAGAGTTTGTGGACGGGACCCGTTGTTTAGGAGTCGATGAGCCAATAAAAAAAGAGGAGATAATTAAGTTAATAAATAAGCTAAAAGATATGAAACAAAATAGTAGGTTCACTACGGAGAGTCTTACTATTTTTGATTGGGATTATATAACAGAAGAAATTGAAAATATATATAATAACTAA
- a CDS encoding glycosyltransferase — MASSRNICIVGPSKRFLSGISYYTIRLANAMSAEKNVSVICFRQLLPTFLFPGKSHVGKDISNLNFSSGIPVFDGMDYNNPLTWVRAYSFIKEQKPDVIILQWWTSSIAHMQLLLKIFAGLLHKPKIIIEFHEVVDPFEESILPIRLYSKITGKLLRKNLDAYITHSESDKQLVAERYAIDPEKIHVIPHGLYDQYGELLDTKEARRSLSINDELVILSFGLIRKYKGTSYLIRAFEQLPSEILEKSRLLIVGEIWEDRKELLDQIKESPAHDKITLIDEYVPDDKVNLYFSAANVVVLPYLRASQSGIAHIAMSFGKPVVVSEVGGLKESMAGYEGTFFVPPGDIESIRKAILNLLGTRRYYEAPDQKWDKVINRYIELIQSI, encoded by the coding sequence ATGGCATCCAGTAGAAACATTTGCATTGTCGGACCTTCCAAGCGTTTTTTAAGTGGCATCAGTTATTATACTATCCGTCTGGCAAATGCAATGTCTGCGGAAAAAAATGTTTCTGTAATTTGCTTTAGACAGCTGTTGCCAACCTTTCTTTTTCCTGGAAAATCTCATGTCGGAAAAGACATTTCAAACCTGAACTTCTCATCCGGAATCCCTGTTTTTGATGGAATGGACTACAATAACCCTCTAACATGGGTTAGAGCATACAGTTTTATTAAAGAACAAAAACCTGATGTCATAATCTTGCAGTGGTGGACCTCGTCGATTGCCCATATGCAGCTCCTGCTAAAGATATTTGCAGGTCTGTTGCATAAACCAAAAATTATTATAGAATTCCATGAAGTTGTTGACCCTTTTGAAGAGTCCATACTTCCGATTCGTTTATATTCAAAAATAACGGGAAAATTGCTTCGCAAAAACCTTGATGCATACATTACCCATTCGGAATCCGATAAACAACTTGTTGCAGAAAGATATGCAATTGACCCTGAAAAAATTCATGTAATTCCGCACGGGCTTTATGACCAGTATGGGGAATTGCTCGACACAAAAGAAGCAAGAAGAAGTCTCTCGATAAACGATGAGTTAGTCATCCTTTCATTTGGTTTAATTCGTAAGTACAAAGGTACTTCCTACCTGATCAGGGCTTTTGAACAGCTCCCTTCTGAGATTCTTGAAAAAAGCAGGCTGCTGATTGTCGGAGAAATCTGGGAAGACCGAAAAGAACTGCTCGACCAGATTAAGGAATCTCCGGCGCACGATAAAATTACGCTTATAGATGAATATGTTCCTGACGATAAAGTAAACCTTTATTTCAGCGCTGCAAATGTGGTGGTTCTGCCCTACCTGAGGGCTTCACAGAGCGGGATTGCCCATATTGCCATGTCTTTTGGAAAACCCGTTGTAGTCTCCGAGGTAGGCGGTTTAAAAGAATCAATGGCTGGGTATGAAGGTACATTTTTTGTTCCTCCAGGGGACATCGAATCTATTCGGAAAGCTATCCTGAACCTTCTGGGGACGAGGAGGTATTATGAAGCTCCGGATCAAAAATGGGATAAAGTTATAAACCGTTACATCGAATTAATACAATCCATTTAA
- a CDS encoding oligosaccharyl transferase, archaeosortase A system-associated, which produces MSSQDRPALMLESKIKSSLPYTLAVAIIGFISLWIRIRPSDSVFLANGFVKFTSNDPFYHMRTLNVLLENYPNRMFFNPMTNYPNGSYIHFGPLYDQMMAITALVLGIGSPGQDLVNTIGAYFPAVLGALTVIPVYYIGKYLGGHKTGILAAILIAFAPGPFLQRSTVGFTDHHVAESLFSTLFIMFFMLAIITAKEKRLRFEDVLNKNLTVIKEPLIYSVIAGVMYSAYQLSWPGASLFLLVALVYAVIQYILDNFHHESSDYLGFTGIIAFLVSAILILPFIHPDMGFSMYYYTWFHVTTAIGAVAVFGVLSFIQREFKRKQLKAYYYPLAVLGIGILGLLATRIASPSIYSLIINAPRTVFGVLEGGPSTIGEASSMFYFDEKFTLLRAFGYFTTSGFLASVLGIFVLLVNVFRKAKPEELLVLVWSILMFLAIYGQNRFANYYSINISILSAYLGCLLLEKVKWDELAQKFKSSVKSPADFPGFLKFVKIEQVLAVLAIVVVLIYPVYGAAMLYTQATGSDPDNAWIEACLWLKFYTPDPGMDYNAIYEAPEDGELFDYPDTAYGVMSWWDYGHYIETIGYRMPNSNPFQAGIGGRRGSIDEENQPGSSTFFTAQSEEEATAVLEAIHPDPDKAGARYIVSDALMATSKFYAMTTWTLDKEGYYQPYWVSGGYRYLRSTRYFNSMESRLHILDGSGLKQYRLVHETWAYQTQEEVLYKQVYNLLYGSSIPEVDTGFVKIFEYVKGAKVTGTASPNETVNIKTTILTGQGRTFDYSQSTTSDSEGRYEFTVPYSTEGPISGETQFDTAPAGPYVISYGNTTREVRVNEEAVLKGEEVKV; this is translated from the coding sequence ATGAGTTCTCAGGATCGTCCTGCTTTAATGTTAGAATCTAAGATAAAGTCCAGCTTGCCTTATACTCTGGCAGTTGCGATAATTGGTTTTATATCCCTATGGATCAGAATACGCCCCTCTGATTCTGTGTTTTTAGCCAATGGGTTTGTAAAGTTCACGAGCAATGACCCCTTTTATCATATGCGGACCTTAAATGTTCTCCTTGAAAACTACCCTAACAGGATGTTTTTCAACCCCATGACCAACTATCCTAACGGGAGCTACATCCATTTCGGTCCTCTTTATGACCAGATGATGGCCATAACCGCTCTTGTTTTGGGAATAGGCAGTCCCGGTCAGGATCTGGTTAACACTATAGGAGCTTACTTCCCTGCCGTTCTCGGAGCTCTTACTGTCATTCCGGTTTACTACATCGGAAAATATCTAGGCGGTCATAAAACAGGGATACTTGCGGCAATCCTGATAGCTTTTGCACCAGGGCCATTTTTGCAGCGTTCAACGGTTGGCTTTACCGATCATCATGTAGCCGAATCTCTATTCAGTACTCTCTTCATAATGTTTTTCATGCTGGCAATAATTACCGCAAAAGAAAAGAGATTGCGTTTCGAAGATGTATTGAATAAAAATCTCACTGTTATTAAAGAGCCACTTATCTATTCCGTTATTGCCGGTGTCATGTACTCTGCTTACCAGCTTTCGTGGCCTGGAGCTTCTCTTTTCTTGCTTGTTGCTCTGGTTTATGCCGTTATTCAGTATATCCTTGATAACTTCCATCATGAGTCAAGCGATTACCTCGGGTTTACAGGCATTATCGCGTTCCTGGTAAGTGCTATACTCATACTTCCTTTTATCCATCCTGATATGGGTTTTTCAATGTATTATTATACATGGTTCCATGTTACAACTGCAATTGGAGCAGTAGCAGTTTTTGGAGTTTTGAGCTTTATTCAAAGGGAGTTTAAAAGGAAACAATTAAAGGCTTATTATTACCCTCTGGCAGTGCTCGGAATTGGCATTCTTGGGCTTCTTGCAACAAGAATTGCATCTCCATCCATTTATTCTCTTATTATAAACGCCCCACGTACAGTGTTTGGTGTCCTGGAGGGTGGACCATCCACAATTGGTGAAGCCAGTTCTATGTTTTATTTTGACGAAAAATTTACTCTATTAAGGGCCTTTGGATACTTCACAACTTCCGGGTTTTTAGCCTCAGTCCTTGGAATATTTGTTCTCCTCGTTAATGTATTCCGGAAAGCAAAACCCGAAGAATTACTGGTTCTAGTCTGGAGTATTTTAATGTTTCTTGCAATTTACGGCCAGAACCGTTTTGCAAATTACTACTCTATAAATATTTCAATCCTCAGTGCCTATCTTGGGTGTTTGTTGCTTGAAAAGGTAAAATGGGACGAACTCGCTCAGAAGTTCAAATCCAGTGTAAAGTCTCCTGCAGATTTCCCGGGCTTCTTGAAGTTCGTTAAAATAGAGCAGGTTCTTGCAGTCCTGGCTATAGTAGTTGTTCTTATTTATCCTGTATATGGAGCCGCAATGCTATATACACAGGCTACCGGGAGTGATCCTGATAATGCCTGGATTGAAGCGTGCCTGTGGCTCAAATTCTATACTCCCGATCCCGGCATGGATTACAATGCCATTTATGAAGCTCCTGAGGATGGAGAGCTTTTCGATTACCCTGATACTGCATATGGGGTCATGTCGTGGTGGGATTATGGACACTATATTGAAACCATCGGGTACAGAATGCCAAACTCTAATCCTTTCCAGGCCGGAATCGGAGGGCGCAGGGGAAGTATAGACGAAGAAAATCAGCCGGGTTCTTCCACTTTCTTTACTGCCCAATCCGAAGAAGAAGCAACTGCAGTGCTTGAAGCTATTCACCCTGACCCGGATAAAGCCGGAGCGCGGTATATTGTTTCTGATGCGCTGATGGCTACAAGCAAGTTCTATGCAATGACAACCTGGACTCTTGATAAAGAAGGATACTACCAGCCTTACTGGGTAAGTGGCGGGTACCGTTACCTTCGTTCCACACGTTACTTCAACTCCATGGAATCAAGGTTGCATATTCTTGACGGAAGCGGTCTTAAACAGTACCGTCTTGTCCACGAAACCTGGGCTTATCAGACTCAGGAAGAAGTCCTGTACAAACAGGTTTATAATTTGCTTTACGGAAGTAGTATCCCCGAAGTTGATACAGGCTTTGTCAAGATTTTCGAGTACGTTAAGGGTGCAAAAGTCACAGGAACAGCTTCCCCCAATGAGACAGTCAATATAAAGACTACAATTTTAACGGGTCAGGGAAGGACCTTTGATTATTCCCAGTCAACAACTTCCGACTCTGAAGGCAGGTATGAGTTTACCGTGCCTTACTCAACCGAAGGTCCCATCTCAGGGGAAACTCAGTTCGATACTGCTCCTGCAGGTCCCTATGTCATAAGCTATGGGAACACTACCAGGGAAGTAAGGGTCAATGAAGAAGCTGTGTTAAAAGGAGAGGAAGTAAAGGTCTGA